One Argentina anserina chromosome 6, drPotAnse1.1, whole genome shotgun sequence genomic window, TGGGGCTTCCGACGGAGGATGATATGGGCAACAGTGAGGTTGGCCACAACGCTCTTGGTGCTGGACGTATTTTCGCCCAGGGGTGAGCTTTAATTGCTCTGTTTTCGGGTCTGTTGTTGTTACTAGCTATGCGATTTGGGTTGGAAGTTGATAGATTTGTTTGGTGTTGAATGTATATAGTGCAAAGCTTGTGGACCAAGCTCTTGAATCGGGAAAGATTTACCAAGGAGAAGGGTTTAAGTACATTAAGGAAGTGTTTGAGACTGGAACTTTGCATCTCATTGGGTTGTTGAGTGATGGTGGAGTTCATTCTCGGCTCGATCAAGTTCAGGTGGGGTATTTGAGCTCAGTGctgctgtttttttttctttgccaaTTGTTTTGATTGATTATTCGAGTGTTGAATTTGGTTCTGAAGTTTGGTGTTCTTTTGTTGATGCAGTTGTTGCTTAAAGGAGTTGCTGAGCATGGTGCTAAAAGTATCCGTCTTCATGTTCTTACTGATGGACGTGATGTTCTGGATGGTTCAAGTGTGAAATTTGCTGAAACACTTGAAGAGGACCTTGCAAAGTTACGTGAGAAAGGTGTGGATGCACAGATTGCATCCGGTGGAGGTCGCATGTACGTCACCATGGATCGTTATGAGGTATTGGATAGAAGGCAACTATTAACGATCACAATCCTCATTATGTCTACAATTGAATTACTGCTGTTTTCTAGCTTGTCTCCCATGATCATCACTAGTCCACTGAACTGTCTATCTATCCACTGAACCTGTTTTCAGTCCATGTGATGAATAATATGGATATGGAATCAATTTGTAAATCATATATGGACCTATTTTGATTGCAATCTCCTTTTGAATGGAATGTTAATGAACTTTTCTGGTCTCTAATTGAGTATATTTCATCTCACAATGTGATTATATGCAACTAAAGTCTCAAAAATATAGTTGCCATCTTTGTTTTCTAGTTTGGTCCCACATTTGTAGTAAAACCTGAACTAGGATTTTAGGTTATCTTTTCGTATTGGCTACCCTTCCCACATCATATGGATTATTAACGGTTTAGTTGACCCTATGGATGAAtgagtattatatatatatatatatatgtacttgaaCTGGTTGTGAAGTTGATCTTATGTATTTAACTTTGCAATCAAGAATGTTTATATGATTGATGTGTTGTCTTATACAGAATGACTGGTCAGTTGTAAAGCGTGGATGGGATGCCCAAGTTCTTGGTGAAGCCCCCTACAAATTTAAGAGTGCTGTTGAAGCTATCAAGACATTGAGAGCAGAACCCAAGGCCAATGACCAGTATTTACCTCCTTTTGTTATTGTTGACGACAGTGGAAAGCCTGTGGGCCCAATAGTAGATGGTGATGCTGTTGTTACATTCAACTTCCGAGCAGATCGTATGGTTATGGCTGCCAAGGCATTTGAATATGCTGACTTTGATAAATTCGACAGAGTTCGAGTTCCCAAAATCCGTTATGCTGGTATGCTTCAGTATGATGGTGAGCTGAAGCTTCCAAACCGTTACCTTGTTGAGCCTCCGGAGATTGATAGAACATCTGGGGAATATCTTACTTATAATGGTGTCCGCACTTTTGCCTGCAGGTGAGTTTAAGTACTCAGTTGGTTAATTTTGCTACTTTCTGCAAAGCATAGTAGGATTTTTCTCTTCCTCCAATGTAAATATATGTTTTGTCATCTGTACTGCAGCTgtgattttggttttggttaaGGGACAGTCACATTGGAATTTAGAGAGTTCGACAATCAATTTTGTCATTCTCTGTGTTTGTTAAAtttgttttgttcttcttgaaACTTATTTTTATGATCTATAAAAATTTTAGTTTTGGTAAACTAAATCTTCACAACTTTGCTCTTATAAGAACTCTTCATTCGTCTTTAAATTTCAGGCTTCCTACTCATTTGATCCAtttcttttctcttgtttCCTGTATGCACAGTGAGACTGTAAAATTAGGCTTCCTACTCATTTGACCCATTTTTTACGTTCTCTTGTTTTCTGTATGCACAATTAGACTGTAAAGTTAGGCCTCCTACTCATTTGATCCATTTATTTactttctcttgtttcttgtATGCACAGTGAGACTGTTAAGTTTGGCCATGTTACTTTTTTCTGGAACGGAAATCGCTCTGGATACTTTAACCCTCAAATGGAGGAATATGTGGAAATTCCAAGTGATAGTGGAATCTCCTTTAATGTCCAGCCAAAGATGAAGGCATTAGAGATTGCTGAAAAGGCTAGGGATGCTATTCTGAGCAAGAAGTTTGAACAGGTAATAAAAAGTTGCCTTCTAATTTGTCAGTATCTTGGTCAGATTTTTTTCATCcagaaagcatatataattACATTCTGTTATATTTAGGTTCGTGTCAACCTACCAAATGGGGACATGGTCGGGCATACTGGTGACATTGAAGCCACAGTTGTTGCCTGCAAGGCTGCTGATGAAGCTGTGAAGGTATGATAGCTATACCTTGTCAAAATGTTCTCTGTAGTTGGTTTTGAAGAAATGAAGGGAATTTTAAATATGGATATATGAACATATGATGGTTTTGTATCTCATTGTGTCTATCAAACCAATTCTATCTCGTTGTGAGAGATTTGGCATATTTTCTTACTGTGGTACTCTTTTCTGGTTTCAGATGATCCTTGATGCGATAGAGCAAGTGGGTGGAATTTATGTTGTTACAGCTGATCATGGTAACGCCGAGGATATGGTGAAGAGAAATAAGAAGGGGGAACCTGCTCTTGACAAGAGTGGCAACATCCAAATCCTTACCTCTCACACTCTCCAACCGGTAAGTTATTCAATGTTTAGGAAATGAAAGTTTTGGCCTTTAGCTTCAGCAAGTATCTGTATAGACACTGGATCTTCGGCCATCAAGATGACTGTCCACTGCCGCAGGtttaatatatgattttgtttttctttgttaaggTTCCAATTGCCATTGGAGGCCCCGGACTGTCATCTGGCATTCGGTTCCGCAAGGATCTTCCAAGTGGTGGTCTAGCCAACGTTGCTGCAACTATGATGAATCTGCATGGATTTGAGGCCCCTGCTGACTATGAGCCAACCCTCATTGAAGTTGTCGATAACTAGGAAACACAAGGCAACATAGGGAAACAATGTCTGAATCTAGTATATCCTAAATTTTGGTGTTAGGTTACGATGCCATTCAAACAGGCTTCAACTACAGTTACTTTTGTTAAATAAGTTGAAAAACTATGTTTGCTCGCATCTACTGTGAGGGTACTGGTATTTGGAGAATGATAGAACAATTGAGATGAGTATGAATTTTTGCTATTTTCTGCTTTCCAATTAGCATTTCTTCCCCCTGAAAATGAATATCCCATTGTCACTGATGTCTTTATCAGACTAGGCAAAGCTTCAACTTTTTCCCTTCCTTGAGAAGCTCTTTCTCTTCAAATTTAGAacgtctttttcttctttaagtatattgttatgattgcttcaaagttcaaactgcTTACAATAATTTCAATTCCTTAATCGGCTTCAAAGACTGGGTAGATCTTgagtttatttaaaaaaaaaaaaacttgtatcCTAAATTGAAACTTGTTGTCCGCCCACAAACCTACCCAGGTCctcaattataatttttattttatatttttgtcaaTTTATCCTGAGTATGAATATAAATGAAAGGTAGTTCTATAATTACTAAATATTTCACATATcgatatttttataaatttgagtCATCCAAACTTCAATTTTACGGTCGGTGATACACTTTTTTTACTTAGACCGCAACCTTAATAAATGCAATGGCTCTCAAGACCAATGGCCACCCCCCTCGCCGAACACACCACTATCTCCGTCGACCGATTCCATTACAAATCggaaagatattagaaaagaaaaaaaaaggtaacaaATTGAAGCTAGGGTTCATGTATAAGCAGTGATTTCAAGGGGGGAAACCGGGAAACTGGGGAGTCAGTAGTTTCAAATTTGTGATCTCTTCCGTTAGCGCGCGACACGTGCCCCTCCCTCATTCCGTTCCGTTAGACCCCAGCCCGACTCTCCCCTTCCCCCTTTATAAATTCAAAAATAAACAATCACACTCCCTCGCCCAAAACGGTTAGATCGAACCAGCgtcactcccaaattcaaaccACTAGGGTTTCCGAAATGGAGAAATACGATAAGCTAGAGAAGGTCGGCGAAGGCACCTACGGCAAAGTCTACAAGGCCAAAGACAAAGCCACCGGCCAACTCGTCGCCCTCAAAAAGACGCGCCTCGAGATGGACGAAGAGGGCGTGCCGCCCACCGCCCTCCGCGAAGTCTCCCTCCTCCAAATGCTCTCCCAATCCCTCTACGTCGTCCGCCTCCTCTGCGTCGAACACGTGGACAACAAGAAGGACGGCAAGCCCGTCCTCTACCTCGTCTTCGAGTACCTCGACACCGATCTCAAGAAGTTCATCGACACCTTCCGCAAGGGCCCCAATCCGAGGCCCCTGGCGCCGGCGATGGTCCAGAGCTTTCTGTTCCAGCTCTGTAAAGGCGTGGCGCACTGCCACTCCCACGGCGTGCTCCACCGCGATTTGAAGCCGCAGAATCTGCTGCTGGATAAGGAGAGAGGGATCTTGAAGATTGCCGATCTTGGATTGGGCCGGGCCTTCACGGTTCCGCTCAAGAGCTATACGCATGAGATTGTGACGCTTTGGTATAGAGCGCCTGAGGTTCTGCTCGGCTCTACTCATTACTCTACTGGTGTTGATATGTGGTCCGTCGGATGCATTTTCGGTCAGTTATCTCTCATTCTCTTACTTGATTTCGTGTCGATTTTAACTGTTTGCGATTTAGTAATTAGTTAGTTAGAGTGCTGGCAGTTAGTGGTACATGAATATGTGGATGAAATGCTCTATTTGATTGATTTTGTGTGAAATCGAGTTTATTTGTTTGCGATTAGTTGCGGTATTGATCGTGATAGGATTGAATTTGCAGCTGAAATGGTGAGGAGGCAGGCGCTGTTCCCTGGAGATTCTGAGTTCCAGCAGTTGCTCAACATCTTCAGGtgtttgttttgtgttgtCCCCACTCGATTTGGGGTTTTGATTCTTTTTTgttcttcatttttatttcGGCAATTTGAACTGAGGAAAGGCTAAGTGTGTTTGATTGGAACCGTTACTATGGTGTAGGCTGTTAGGAACGCCGACTGAGAAGCAGTGGGCTGGTGTCACTAGTCTGCGGGACTGGCATGTTTATCCTGTGTGGGAGCCTCAGAACTTGGCTCGTGCTGTTCCTGCATTAGGGCCTGATGGAGTGGACCTTCTTTCTGTAAGTTTTCTAGAAGCTGCTCTGAGAATTAACCACCTGTGTCACTTGCTTGAGTGTGTTACTGTTTTGTTAGAATCTGATACGTAGGCATCTAGGTAATTAGTCTTGATAAAGATCCAAGTAATTTAATATGAATGGCTCTTGTTAGAAAGGAGACATGATAGTCCATTCAAACTCTTGTAAGCTTTTGTGGAGTCATCTGCCTTGCCTGCTTCTCAGAGTATATATCTTGTTTGTTTGGTCATTAAATAAGTATCTAGTAGTTCCATTCGAAAATTTTGGAGTTTTTGGATAGCTATGTGGTGATCAGGcttttattgatgattctattttgtaaaattaaaGCTATGACATTATAATACACTATGCAAGTCCAAACCGGCAAAAGTATCAGGATTGACCCCGGACACAGCACTTTGCAGACTAACAAAGCCTTGGCCGGACTCAGCACTTTGCAGATTAACATAGTCCTGGTTCTGGAAACCAGAACCTTCATCGTTGTGTTGATGAATTGTGTATTCTGCTTGGAATTTTATATGAGATGACTTCTCTGCTTGCCTCAAATAATGTCTTGCATTTGTAATTTGCAGAGAATGCTTAAATATGATCCAGCTGAGAGAATTTCTGCCAAAGAAGCCATGGACCATCCTTACTTTGACAACCTCGACAAGTCTCAGTTCTGAGAGTTTTCTACTAGAAGGGATATGACATTTGCTAAATGTTGCCTTCCCTTTGATGACTTTGACAGCCTTTGATCAACTGTCTGTTTGGTGAAGACAGCTGTCATCATCTTGGTGATTTGAATACCCTGTGATCTATGATGATGTTCGACTTTGATTGCATAATTATATTCTGTAAgcaaattttatgtttgaatGTCTATTATGGTTATTATTCATATTTTGGTCAAGGATTTGTCAAAACTTGGTGTTTGCTCTGCTCATGTTCATGTTCATGTTCATTTCATGACTTCATGCAAGCGAGACCAACAGGTGCCCATGTCAAGGCTCTAGACATAAACATATAGACACATCCAAGACCTGGATTTTCCTTTTCCTAAATCTACTAGGATAAATCTTCTCATGGTCGAAATTAAGCACAATACCCTCTTTACTAATGGGTCCAAAAGGGTAACCGAGTCCCAAGCGGATAACTTAACCTTTAATATTACTTTAACATTAGGATTCCCATTATATAGTTTAGGCTTTATGTTTCGCATTCTTCAATTTTTACATTAGGGTTTGTTCTGATTCTTTTTACAGCAATGAAGCTGATGCTATTGGAACTACCCACTCATATACTCATCGAAATCCTTTTGAAACTGCCCAGTGAATCAGTCTGTTGCGCATAAGGTGTGTGTCGAAGGCCTTGTTGAAGACTGTTGATGACATCTCTTTCGTTGCACTGCACACCCGATTTCTGATCGCCACCAACGCTGTTGTTCTAAGTACCCCAGCTTATGTCTTTGGCTACATCGATTCCCTTTGTGTTAGCAGACTTGCAACCAGTGAAATTCGATGGCAGTGCCCTGAGAACAATAGGATCATAATAAACAATTGATGTCTCCACATAACCTATCTACTTTCATAGAAGAATAACTTATACGATAGGGTTTGTTTTCTGCAACTTGTTTTGCTTAAGAAGTGCAGATAATTATGGACCCGGACGTTGCTTCCTAATTGATCCTCTCAGGGGAGAAGTTCTTTGTACTCTGCGGGGTGGTATCACTGCTGGTACGGTATGGGATTCGATAATATAACCAACACCATCAAGATTGTCCGATTTTATAGAGAAACAACATTCACCAAGATGATAGCTAGTGTTCTTGAACTGGGAAAAAGCTCATGGCGAGAGATACCCTCAACTCCTACTGCATATTTTCCGGTAAAATTTGTTGTCCAGGTTTCCCAACGAGTGTATATGCACACGGAGACATGCATTGGTTGGTAATTGGGGATGACTCTGCATGTCGTATTATTTCTTTTGATTTCAAGAAGGAAGAATTCTGTTTGATTCCTTCTCCCAAACTAGAAAGCCAGTCACCACGCACGATGTTGCATTTCCACTTGCTTACACTGAGAGGATCTCTGGCCGTGGTGGATATATACTTCATTATCGAAAGGTATGGCTACAAAAATTGAGATACGGATGTTGAAGGATTATGCTGATCAGAAACAGTGGACGCGCGGTTACAGCTTGAATATTGACATGTTTGATTTTCGAAAGGAGTTAGGACTGTTGGGACGGTCTGgattatttttttcctttggtTATTTGTGGTGCATGGGAGCATGGCATATTTTTCAAACATTTTCGAGAAACCACAGCATTCTTTTTGGACCTAAGAAGTGATTCAGGGAATATTGTAAGATGTGGGAGTGGCAGtttgatatgcttaaaagaCTGAGAAAGTTTGGATGAAACTGATCAAGGTGGAAGAAGTCTCAAAAGTTATGTTAATTTGATTGAAGAAGCAAAGCGCCCTACGTTACCCGTTACATACAAGAGACGGGCTTTAAGTTAATGCGTGTACAGGCTACGGATATCTGAAAGTAGTGATAGCACAGGAGCTTTAGCATAAACTTTAGGTTCGTTCCTGCATTGATGTATGCTATGCATTTCATATCAAACAGTTGTCAATGATTATTATTTTCTGATCTCACTCACAAAATAATAACAGCCGCAAGATTTGAGATGCACAACATGCATCAATGTATACTGGAATTTTCCCTAATATTCTCCTCCTAATATTGCCGCGATAATTATTTGTACTGTATGATgtgattttaattatattttcatttcggTCATATTGATAATTGATTGGCTTGAATCTTATTCTATCCAAACCTTTACACCAGTTTGCCATATGTTTTTATCTGTACTTCAGCCAGGCATATTCCTTTCCTAGTCCAACAGGGTCACCAAGTCCCAAAAGAATTTCTCGAACTTCCTCTTCCTTTGGCCTTGAGGTTACCTATTGcgatgagaaaagaaagaaggttGTGTTAGTCTGTTATATATGAGGGTGTTATAGATGAACCCAACAAAattctctctcaaattcatatacTTCAACTCTATCATAGTGTGCCCATATATACAATATTCAAGTCCCAAAGTGAGAACTAAACAATTCTAAGTGTTAGCATGAGTCAAATATTAGCACCGGATCTCACCAACCAAGCCGTAGTAATTGACAAATTATCTTTGGTTTCATACTTGTTAATTGGTAGCCTAGAATCCTATAAATACCATGTAATTATTCATATCGAATATAAGTGATTGTAGCTTATtctacttggtatcagagcaaacAAAAAAGgctctgtttttctgggttttttctttttttccggCAGACTTTTTTCTTTGGAGCTCCTGCTGCTCCTTTCTTCCCTGCCGGCCGCCCTCACTTCCGTCGAGCTCACACGTGCTATCCCACCAGACATCTGCTGGTCACTTCGCACGTATCCCGACGTTTTTCTCTTGTACTCTCACCGAGCCTACGTCGACGCCTCTCTTTACCCCGGCGCTGCTCTCTACCCCCCCCCCCGGGGCTGCTCTCTATCTCTACCTTGGTAGCATCACTTCCGTCCACACGCCATCTCGGAGCCGACGCCATCTCGGAGCCGACGAACCTCGCTGTCACCGCCATCTCGGAGCCGACGCCATCTCCAGTCCGACGATCCTCGTCCGGCTCACCCGTTCCAGCCCACTCCTCCATCTCCGACGACGACCGGTGGACCGCTCCACGTTCTTCCCTCCGCCCCATCAAGTCACCGCCAGCCGGTATCACGCTCCGGCGTCGAGTTTTTTTTCCCGATCGAAGCATCTCCAAAATCTGCAGTCGATCCGACCCGGCCTGCAGTCAATCCGGCCCGACCCGCATACGATCCGACCCGACCGCagacgacccgacccgaccgcagacgacccgacccgaacgcagacgacccgacccgacccgcagacgacccggcccggcccagaTTCAATCCGACCCACTCCAGCCCAGAATTGATACCTCTTTATTGGCAGTGTAGGTGCACCGCCAGTGCACGTGCACCCAAGACAGATTCTTATCagttttttggtgtttccgctgtataattcctgattcttttttttatctccatttcctttttcaatgggttctggagacgaaTGTGATGTTCCGAAATTTGAGGTATCGGTTaagagttctgacagtgggtCCTTTGGGGGAACTAAACTCAATGGGACCAATTATCGCAAATGGAAGCGACTTATGacggctcatcttcgaggcatgcacaagatggggcatgtaaccggaataACTAAAGCTCCCAGTGcagatgatattattgcctacactaagtgggacgacgatgatggtcttgtgatgtccgtcttgtggaaGGCTATGAACGAAGAGATAATTGATTtagtggaggcatgtgacactgcgcaggcaatatggctgacacttgaaggtttatatactaatgactctgatttcatacaggttcatgagttaatgtgcaccgctttggcgatgcaacaagatgggcaacctgtggcgcaatatttcaccaaactaagaaatatttgggctgagattgatgtgaaacgtccttgcatgatcaaacatcaggaggatattatttggtaccaacgtgagaaggagcttgagcgagttcaccatttcctgaaaggtcttgatactAAACATAACAATGCGAAGGGGGAATTGCTCCGCCAGACTGAGCCACCTAGCTTAattacagctttcacatatatccgtaaggatgaatctcagcAGAACAgccttcatcagacacaagttgaagtttccagccttactattcGTGCTAGATCTTCAGCACCGCCCCTTCAGCAAGCCACTTCATCGTCACTTCATCAccgaggaccaccaccaggtttcgggaatcagccccgccctccttgctcttattgtcaagatacaaaccatgctcgtgcaacctgttggaagttgtatccacaccttaggccccaaaggcctaattatcgtcctaaagccaaagcagctattcaactagtccaggaaccagatatttatggtgtggttggacacgatcatcatacagcaggagGAGTAACACCCACAGCAtcaatagctggtcgtggtaagattggtatgactttacatatttctcactttggtggttttgatacatggattattgattctggtgcgtccgatcatatgacttatgacaaatcttattttactatattatctcctccaccagtaccatatgttactaatgctaatggtgaggcattccccgtattagggaaagggtcagttcgtattactcccacaatagagcttcacaatgtgttatatgtacctgctttatctcatcatttgatatcggTCCCACAATTAAACACTGAagctaagtgctctgtgacattttttcccatgtatgtgatatttcaggatcttctcaccggggagttaattggtcgggggtatctacggggcaggttgtttcatctggatcagacatatgcgggagagaaaccaggggcacagtcccggatcgctttactctccacttctgataagctaagtgaagtttggttatggcatcgtcgcttggggcatccttcatttagtgttatgaaaaaatccatgcctactttgtttattggtgtggatgagtcagtttttcgttgtgaaacatgtgttttaggcaagagtcatcggtctacttattcccctagtacttctaataaaagtatcattccttttgaattaattcattctgatgtttggggaccctccaaagagtaCTGTTTCAGGAATgcagtattatgtgtcatttattgatgattgcacacgtctttcatggattgtccttctgaaaaccaaaaatgaggttttttcggcttttcaagccttctataccattgtccaaacacaatataatgccacaataaaaatttttcgttctgataatgggggggaatatgtaaatcgtgtctttcaggagttctttaacgcaCATggcattgttcatcaaacaacgtgtccttacacacctgagcagaatggagtttccgaaagaaaaaatcgtcatttacttgaaatggctcggtgtattctctttagtgcccatatgcctaaatacctttggggtgatgctgtcataacttctgctcacctcattaatcgtcttccatctcgtgtccttgaaggcaaagttccatatgaggtgcttgcatcccatgtttccttaccctcttttcataatcttcccgcccgtgtttttggttgtgttgcttttgtccatcttccaaaacatcagaggtctaagttggatgcccgagcggttaaatgtgtgtttgttggatacggagggcatcagaaagggtaccggtgctatcatccacctaccagaaAGTATTATGttactatggatgttactttctttgaggacatgagctatttcacgtcttctgatactgcccttcagggggagatttcatattttgaagagctatatcatggaaagggggagacaagtcagccaggagatatggtgacaaATTCGGTTGAGATTACTGATGATTCTggtatagtcactccagagattcacgTACCAGAAGGTGAGAGTACAACTGCCCCTCCTGCCTCCCCTACtgttgtttatacccctgaccaacgttCCCCTgttacagaagatcactcatctgaggttagtcattctattagggctaatactagtgaagctaatagtagacaatatgtcttgccaaataggtctactcgaggtcagccaacaaaaacatatgaacctacccttcaggctaaagctaagtatcctgtggcaaattttatgtctaccaaaagattgtctaagtcatatgaatcatttgtgaatcaaatttctgctgtatcaatacctaacaaagtgcaggatgcattgggagatccaaaatggagaaaagcgatggaagaagagatggaagcattacagaagaacaatacttgggagcttgtatctccaccacatggcaagaaggcagtgggatgtcgttgggtgtttacagtgaagcata contains:
- the LOC126797568 gene encoding 2,3-bisphosphoglycerate-independent phosphoglycerate mutase; translation: MGSAGGSWKLADHPKIPKGKVIALIVLDGWGEADADQYNCIHVAETPTMDSLKNGRPDTWRLVRAHGTAVGLPTEDDMGNSEVGHNALGAGRIFAQGAKLVDQALESGKIYQGEGFKYIKEVFETGTLHLIGLLSDGGVHSRLDQVQLLLKGVAEHGAKSIRLHVLTDGRDVLDGSSVKFAETLEEDLAKLREKGVDAQIASGGGRMYVTMDRYENDWSVVKRGWDAQVLGEAPYKFKSAVEAIKTLRAEPKANDQYLPPFVIVDDSGKPVGPIVDGDAVVTFNFRADRMVMAAKAFEYADFDKFDRVRVPKIRYAGMLQYDGELKLPNRYLVEPPEIDRTSGEYLTYNGVRTFACSETVKFGHVTFFWNGNRSGYFNPQMEEYVEIPSDSGISFNVQPKMKALEIAEKARDAILSKKFEQVRVNLPNGDMVGHTGDIEATVVACKAADEAVKMILDAIEQVGGIYVVTADHGNAEDMVKRNKKGEPALDKSGNIQILTSHTLQPVPIAIGGPGLSSGIRFRKDLPSGGLANVAATMMNLHGFEAPADYEPTLIEVVDN
- the LOC126798233 gene encoding cell division control protein 2 homolog C, with protein sequence MEKYDKLEKVGEGTYGKVYKAKDKATGQLVALKKTRLEMDEEGVPPTALREVSLLQMLSQSLYVVRLLCVEHVDNKKDGKPVLYLVFEYLDTDLKKFIDTFRKGPNPRPLAPAMVQSFLFQLCKGVAHCHSHGVLHRDLKPQNLLLDKERGILKIADLGLGRAFTVPLKSYTHEIVTLWYRAPEVLLGSTHYSTGVDMWSVGCIFAEMVRRQALFPGDSEFQQLLNIFRLLGTPTEKQWAGVTSLRDWHVYPVWEPQNLARAVPALGPDGVDLLSRMLKYDPAERISAKEAMDHPYFDNLDKSQF